One segment of Ascidiaceihabitans donghaensis DNA contains the following:
- a CDS encoding autotransporter assembly complex protein TamA: MKHLAIALAFALLPTIGIAFEFRVTTNALTDELRQNSLLTPLAEAEEGAPAAQDVIAAAQADYARLVAVLYDRGYFAPTVSILVDGREAATLSPVQPPRQIGSVELRVTTGRPFVFGTARIAPLPPGTQLPEGFATGQTASTGTLQSAATEGTQAWRNAGHAKANVQSQSITAHHDTGRLDVDVTLAPGPRLRFGDLQVTGNERMRTQRILDIAGLQTGTVYDPAELDLVATRLRRTGVFSVVALSEADTITGGDQLDILAQFAENKPRRFGFGAELSTQDGLSLSAFWLHRNLFGGAERLRIGADISGIGGDTGGEDFDLTVAFRRPATFNEDTDFYVDGQLSSLEEPNFALDRFSLEAGIHRYASAQREYTLGIGLDIADTTDAFGRRSYSILTLPLGAEFDYRDDSLNATDGYYANATLTPFLNLQGSANGLRGSLDARTYHSFGNAKRVTFALRGQLGFLVGPSLSEAPTDFLFYSGGGGTVRGHDFQSLGVDIGGGNTVGGRSFLGLSGEIRVKTGDKLSIVGFYDAGYIGSEEFPDASSGDWQTGAGFGIRYDTGIGPVRLDVGVPVSGPDTSGGAALYIGIGQSF; encoded by the coding sequence ATGAAACATCTTGCGATTGCTCTGGCGTTTGCACTGCTTCCAACAATCGGGATCGCATTTGAATTTCGCGTCACAACGAACGCGCTAACAGATGAGTTGCGCCAAAATTCACTTTTGACCCCGCTTGCAGAAGCAGAAGAAGGCGCCCCCGCCGCACAAGATGTCATCGCCGCAGCACAAGCCGACTATGCGCGTCTTGTGGCTGTGTTGTATGACCGCGGGTATTTCGCACCGACAGTTTCCATCCTTGTCGATGGACGCGAAGCGGCGACACTGTCGCCTGTGCAACCCCCGCGTCAGATCGGCTCCGTTGAACTGCGCGTCACGACTGGGCGGCCGTTTGTTTTCGGCACTGCAAGAATCGCCCCATTGCCGCCAGGCACACAATTGCCGGAAGGTTTTGCAACCGGTCAAACCGCATCAACAGGCACCCTGCAATCTGCGGCCACTGAAGGCACGCAAGCTTGGCGAAATGCAGGACACGCCAAGGCAAATGTGCAATCGCAATCTATCACAGCACATCATGATACCGGGCGGCTGGACGTGGATGTAACGCTCGCACCCGGCCCCCGCCTTCGGTTTGGCGATTTACAAGTCACTGGCAACGAACGCATGCGCACACAACGCATCCTCGACATTGCCGGCCTGCAAACAGGCACAGTGTACGATCCTGCTGAACTGGATCTGGTCGCCACCCGTCTGCGCCGCACTGGTGTGTTTTCGGTTGTCGCGCTTTCAGAGGCAGACACGATAACAGGCGGCGACCAGTTGGATATCCTCGCGCAATTCGCTGAAAACAAACCGCGCAGATTTGGATTTGGAGCGGAGCTTTCAACCCAGGACGGGCTAAGCCTGAGTGCATTTTGGTTGCACCGTAACTTGTTTGGCGGCGCAGAGCGTTTGCGCATCGGGGCCGACATCTCGGGCATCGGGGGTGACACGGGCGGCGAGGATTTTGATCTGACCGTCGCGTTCCGACGTCCCGCGACGTTTAACGAAGACACAGATTTCTATGTCGATGGACAGCTGTCCAGTCTGGAAGAACCGAATTTTGCGCTGGACCGCTTTTCTCTTGAGGCCGGAATACACCGCTATGCGTCTGCACAACGCGAATACACATTGGGCATCGGTCTGGACATTGCGGATACCACAGACGCCTTTGGCCGCAGATCTTACAGCATTCTGACTTTGCCGCTTGGCGCCGAATTCGACTACCGCGACGACAGCTTGAACGCGACGGATGGGTACTATGCCAATGCAACCCTGACCCCATTTTTGAACCTGCAAGGCAGTGCGAATGGCTTACGTGGATCATTGGACGCCCGCACCTACCACAGTTTCGGCAATGCCAAACGCGTCACCTTTGCGTTGCGTGGGCAGCTTGGGTTTTTGGTTGGTCCATCATTGTCCGAAGCGCCAACAGATTTTCTGTTCTACTCGGGCGGTGGCGGCACGGTACGCGGGCATGATTTTCAATCGCTTGGTGTCGATATTGGCGGCGGGAATACGGTTGGCGGACGTTCGTTTTTGGGGCTGTCTGGCGAAATCCGGGTTAAAACCGGTGACAAACTAAGCATCGTGGGGTTTTACGATGCGGGCTATATAGGATCCGAAGAATTCCCTGACGCGTCTTCCGGGGATTGGCAAACCGGCGCAGGCTTTGGCATTCGCTACGACACCGGCATAGGCCCGGTGCGATTGGACGTCGGTGTCCCTGTCAGTGGTCCTGACACATCTGGTGGGGCTGCGCTCTATATCGGGATCGGACAATCGTTTTGA